The Halomonas elongata DSM 2581 DNA segment GAACATCTCGATGCGCACCCGGTCGCCGAAGCGCATGAAGGGTGTCTTGCTGTCACCGTGGAGGATCTTCTCGACCATGCGCACCTCGGCCAGACAACTGTAGCCCACTCCGCCGTCCGTGACCGGCTTGCCGGGCCCGCCATTGGCGTCCGGGTTGGAGACGGTGCCCGAGCCGATGACGGCACCGGCGCCCAGGTGACGGGTGCGGGCGGCGTGAGCGACCAGCTCGGGAAAGCCGAAGATCATGTCGGGGCCGGCCTCGGGTTCGCCGAACTTGTCGCCGTTGAGATGAACGCTGAGCGGCAGGTGGACGCGACCGTCACGCCAGGCGTCGCCCAGCTCGTCCGGCGTCACGCAGATCGGCGAGAAACTGGAGGCCGGCTTGGCCTGGAAGAAGCCGAAACCCTTGGCCAGTTCCCCGGGGATCAGGCCGCGCAGGCTGACGTCGTTGACCAGCATCACCAGCTTGATGTGGTCGGCGGCGGTCTCGGCGCCGACACCCATGGGCACGTCGTCGGTGATCACGGCGATCTCGCCTTCGAAATCGATGCCGTGCTCCTCGCTGACCGCCTCGATGTCCTCGGTGGGGGCGATGAAACGGTCGCCGCCGCCCTGATACATCAGCGGGTCGGTCCAGAAGGTTTCCGGCATCTCGGCGCCTCGCGCCTGACGCACCAGTTGGACGTGGTTGAGGTAGGCCGAGCCGTCGGCCCAGTTGTAGGTACGCGGCAAGGGGGAATGCAG contains these protein-coding regions:
- a CDS encoding fumarylacetoacetate hydrolase family protein, which gives rise to MKLASLNQGRDGELIVVSRDLTRAVRATDIAPTLQAAIENWDALALRLEQRYAQLNDGQAEAAFELDQTALHSPLPRTYNWADGSAYLNHVQLVRQARGAEMPETFWTDPLMYQGGGDRFIAPTEDIEAVSEEHGIDFEGEIAVITDDVPMGVGAETAADHIKLVMLVNDVSLRGLIPGELAKGFGFFQAKPASSFSPICVTPDELGDAWRDGRVHLPLSVHLNGDKFGEPEAGPDMIFGFPELVAHAARTRHLGAGAVIGSGTVSNPDANGGPGKPVTDGGVGYSCLAEVRMVEKILHGDSKTPFMRFGDRVRIEMFDREGQSIFGAIDQQVVKYQPH